A single region of the Acidobacteriota bacterium genome encodes:
- a CDS encoding sigma-54-dependent Fis family transcriptional regulator, whose translation MHPILIVDDDDAVRASLALLLKQAGLKTHAVGTPDAALAWLAAHQCALVLQDMNFSRRTSGDEGIDLLRRVREAHPSLPVILITAWGSIALAVEGMRLGAADFVTKPWTNAALLQTVRTALGVAGATAGPDTTPITRDDLDASFDFDAIVTADPRMLALLRLVGRVAATDASVLITGESGTGKELVADALHRNSHRRRKPFVKVNLGGVSASLFESEMFGHVRGAFTDARHDRQGRFDLADEGTIFLDEIGDLDASSQVKLLRVLHDRTYEALGSSQPRTVDVRVVAATNRSLPDMVRRGEFREDLLYRINLITVPLPALRERAGDIPLLARRFVQAIAQQQGRDTLTLGPGAIRWLQAQPWPGNIRQLKQWIERAALVAPGPVLDVADFEATASMERTAPSSGPDTLPAVGSMTMEEIERAMILKSLRHHGGNLSRVADSLGFSRAALYRRLEKYGISV comes from the coding sequence ATGCATCCGATCCTCATCGTCGACGATGACGACGCCGTGCGGGCGTCGCTGGCGTTGCTGCTGAAGCAGGCCGGCCTGAAGACGCACGCCGTGGGCACGCCGGATGCGGCGTTGGCGTGGCTTGCCGCACATCAGTGCGCGCTCGTGCTGCAGGACATGAACTTCTCGCGACGCACGTCTGGCGACGAAGGCATCGACCTGCTGCGACGCGTGCGAGAGGCGCATCCATCGCTTCCGGTAATCCTCATCACCGCGTGGGGGTCCATCGCGCTCGCCGTCGAGGGCATGCGGCTCGGCGCGGCGGACTTCGTGACCAAGCCGTGGACCAACGCCGCGCTGCTCCAGACGGTGCGCACGGCGCTCGGTGTGGCAGGCGCGACAGCGGGTCCAGACACCACGCCGATCACGCGCGACGATCTCGACGCCAGCTTCGACTTCGACGCCATCGTCACGGCCGATCCCCGCATGCTCGCGCTGCTGCGCCTCGTGGGTCGCGTGGCGGCCACCGATGCGTCCGTGTTGATCACGGGAGAGAGCGGAACGGGTAAGGAACTCGTTGCAGACGCGCTGCACCGCAACAGTCATCGCCGGCGCAAGCCGTTCGTGAAGGTGAACCTGGGCGGCGTGTCGGCGTCGCTCTTCGAGAGCGAGATGTTCGGGCACGTGCGCGGCGCGTTCACCGACGCGCGGCACGACAGGCAGGGTCGCTTCGATCTCGCCGACGAGGGCACGATCTTCCTCGACGAGATCGGCGACCTCGACGCGTCGTCGCAGGTGAAGCTGCTGCGCGTGCTCCATGACCGTACGTACGAAGCGCTCGGCTCGAGCCAGCCGCGCACGGTGGACGTTCGCGTGGTGGCCGCCACCAATCGCTCGCTGCCGGACATGGTACGCCGCGGGGAGTTCCGCGAGGACCTGCTCTATCGCATCAACCTCATCACGGTGCCGCTGCCGGCGCTGCGCGAACGGGCCGGCGACATTCCGCTGCTCGCGCGGCGGTTCGTGCAGGCCATCGCGCAGCAGCAGGGGCGCGATACGTTGACGCTCGGCCCCGGTGCCATCCGGTGGCTGCAGGCACAGCCCTGGCCGGGCAACATCAGGCAGCTCAAACAGTGGATCGAGCGCGCCGCGCTGGTCGCACCGGGACCGGTACTCGATGTCGCTGACTTCGAAGCGACGGCTTCCATGGAGCGCACCGCGCCATCGTCAGGTCCCGACACGCTGCCCGCCGTAGGCAGCATGACGATGGAGGAGATCGAACGCGCGATGATCCTCAAGTCGCTGCGACACCATGGCGGCAACCTGAGTCGCGTGGCCGACTCGCTGGGCTTCAGCCGCGCCGCGCTGTATCGTCGACTGGAGAAATACGGAATCTCGGTGTGA
- a CDS encoding FtsX-like permease family protein gives MALHLLKLIWNRKRSNALIIAEILLSFLVLAGVTTIAMHYWRNYQSPLGFSYARIWDIVVRVPRGIDSTPDVERERLARFSRLVDAVRQMPEVESVSHIELPTFRNWQWNSDFNLPDGREVAFNGNRGGDDLAETLSIPVVDGRWFSREDTGQSWEPVVINAAMARHVFGTEQAAGKTIPRGERPGRRSSGPPQRPQRVVGVIQDFRQFGEYSTPANYLFVRNDIVSASQPPTPGSRTAAETGARGDGTSATPDGSADSDRVDARLPNAIVVRVRPGVTAEFEERLVTTLQAMAPDWSFGMKPTADVRTEYLRSTYLTPLAIMGMVAGFLLLMVALGLSGVLWQNVTQRIRELGLRRAKGADRARIRRQILAEIALMTSIGIVAGGLLLAQLPMLGWLGVVPVSVFVASLLLAATLLTLLTTFCGWYPALLATRIPPADALRYE, from the coding sequence ATGGCCCTGCACCTGCTGAAGTTGATCTGGAACCGCAAGCGGTCGAATGCCCTGATCATCGCGGAGATCCTGCTGTCGTTCCTCGTGCTCGCGGGCGTGACCACGATCGCGATGCACTACTGGCGGAACTACCAGTCGCCGCTTGGCTTCTCGTACGCGCGCATCTGGGACATCGTCGTGCGCGTGCCCAGGGGGATCGATTCGACACCTGACGTGGAACGCGAGCGCCTCGCGCGCTTCTCACGCCTGGTGGACGCCGTCCGCCAGATGCCAGAAGTGGAATCGGTGAGCCACATCGAACTGCCGACGTTCCGCAACTGGCAGTGGAACAGCGACTTCAACCTGCCCGACGGGCGTGAGGTCGCGTTCAACGGCAATCGCGGCGGCGACGATCTGGCCGAGACACTGTCGATCCCGGTGGTCGACGGCCGATGGTTCTCGCGCGAGGACACGGGGCAGAGCTGGGAGCCTGTCGTGATCAACGCGGCGATGGCGCGCCATGTCTTCGGCACCGAGCAGGCGGCAGGCAAGACGATACCGCGCGGGGAGAGACCGGGCCGGCGGAGCAGTGGTCCTCCGCAGCGGCCGCAGCGTGTCGTGGGCGTCATTCAGGACTTCCGGCAGTTCGGGGAGTACTCCACGCCAGCCAACTACCTGTTCGTGCGCAATGACATCGTGTCCGCGTCGCAGCCGCCCACGCCGGGATCCCGCACCGCAGCGGAGACCGGTGCCCGCGGCGACGGCACCTCCGCGACGCCCGATGGGTCGGCCGACAGCGACCGCGTCGACGCACGGCTGCCCAACGCCATCGTCGTGCGCGTCCGCCCTGGCGTCACCGCGGAGTTCGAGGAGCGGCTGGTGACGACGTTGCAGGCCATGGCGCCGGACTGGAGCTTCGGCATGAAGCCGACCGCGGATGTGCGGACCGAGTACCTGCGCAGCACCTACCTGACGCCGCTGGCCATCATGGGAATGGTCGCCGGATTCCTGTTGCTGATGGTGGCACTCGGCCTGAGCGGCGTGCTCTGGCAGAACGTGACGCAGCGGATTCGCGAACTCGGCCTGCGCCGCGCGAAGGGCGCCGACCGCGCGCGCATCAGGCGGCAGATCCTCGCCGAGATCGCACTGATGACCAGCATCGGCATCGTCGCCGGAGGGCTCCTGCTGGCGCAACTGCCGATGCTCGGCTGGCTGGGAGTCGTGCCAGTGAGTGTGTTCGTGGCCAGCCTCCTCCTCGCCGCGACACTGCTGACGCTGTTGACGACGTTCTGCGGCTGGTATCCCGCCTTGCTCGCCACCCGCATCCCGCCCGCGGACGCGTTGCGGTATGAATAG
- the uxaC gene encoding glucuronate isomerase, translated as MLHPHRYFDPDPATRKIAIDLYTQVESLPLVCPHGHVEPALLAGNARFPDPATLLVIPDHYVTRMLYSQGIALERLGIPTRDGTPVETDPRRIWQLFADHFHLYRGTPTGGWLKHEFEGVFGITEPLNGANAMAIYDHLDACLSQPEYLPRALYERFGIEVLCTTDAAGDTLEHHKAMRDEGWGNVRPTFRPDMAVTLSHPSWHAEIDRIGALTGESMSTYASFIRGLESRRAAFKALGATATDHAVVVPYTERLDDGEAGALYERALAGRASQADSDRFGAHMLMELARMSVEDGLVMQLHPGSFRNHNTRIFDRFGPDRGCDIPLATEYTRNLHALLDACGNEPGFTLVLFTLDETTYSRELAPLAGHYPAVVLGPPWWFHDSVEGMLRFRHMATETAGFYNTAGFNDDTRAFPSIPARHDVARRVDATFLAQLVTRHVIDESEAHDVIGELATGLVRRVYRLGD; from the coding sequence ATGCTGCACCCGCATCGGTACTTCGACCCGGACCCTGCCACGCGGAAGATCGCGATCGACCTCTATACACAGGTGGAGTCGCTGCCGCTCGTCTGCCCGCACGGACACGTCGAGCCGGCGCTCCTGGCGGGCAACGCGCGCTTCCCCGATCCGGCGACGCTGCTCGTCATCCCCGACCACTACGTGACGCGCATGCTGTACTCGCAGGGCATCGCGCTCGAGCGGCTGGGCATTCCCACGCGCGACGGCACACCGGTCGAGACGGATCCCAGGCGAATCTGGCAACTCTTCGCCGACCACTTCCATCTGTATCGCGGCACGCCGACCGGCGGATGGCTGAAGCACGAGTTCGAAGGCGTCTTCGGCATCACCGAGCCCCTCAACGGCGCGAACGCGATGGCCATCTACGACCATCTCGACGCGTGCCTCTCGCAACCCGAGTATCTGCCGCGTGCACTCTACGAGCGCTTCGGCATCGAGGTGCTCTGCACCACCGATGCCGCGGGTGACACGCTCGAACACCACAAGGCGATGCGCGACGAAGGCTGGGGCAACGTGCGGCCGACGTTCAGGCCCGACATGGCCGTCACGCTCTCGCACCCGTCGTGGCACGCGGAGATCGATCGCATCGGTGCGCTCACAGGCGAGTCGATGTCCACGTACGCCTCGTTCATCCGCGGACTCGAGTCACGCCGCGCCGCGTTCAAGGCGCTCGGCGCCACCGCCACAGATCACGCCGTCGTCGTGCCCTACACCGAGCGGCTGGACGATGGCGAGGCTGGTGCGCTCTATGAGCGTGCACTCGCCGGACGCGCGAGCCAGGCCGACTCGGACCGCTTCGGCGCGCACATGCTGATGGAACTGGCGCGCATGAGCGTGGAAGACGGCCTCGTGATGCAGTTGCACCCGGGCAGCTTCAGGAACCACAACACCCGCATCTTCGACCGCTTCGGCCCCGATCGCGGGTGCGACATTCCGCTCGCCACCGAGTACACGCGCAACCTGCACGCGCTGCTCGACGCGTGCGGCAACGAGCCCGGATTCACACTCGTGCTCTTCACGCTCGACGAGACCACGTACAGCCGCGAGCTCGCACCACTCGCCGGACACTACCCCGCCGTGGTACTCGGTCCGCCGTGGTGGTTCCACGACAGCGTCGAAGGCATGCTGCGCTTCCGCCACATGGCCACCGAGACGGCCGGCTTCTACAACACGGCTGGCTTCAACGACGACACGCGCGCGTTCCCGTCGATCCCCGCCCGCCACGATGTCGCCCGCCGCGTGGACGCGACATTCCTGGCGCAACTTGTCACGCGTCACGTGATCGACGAGTCGGAGGCACACGACGTAATCGGTGAGCTCGCTACGGGACTGGTGCGCCGCGTATATCGACTCGGTGACTGA
- a CDS encoding M1 family metallopeptidase produces MAGAPPVTDIHSFARPADARVTHVSLDLTADFDAHVLSGSATLTFERRPGVRELVLDTRGLDIARVVDHRYEAVSFTLQPAVEHLGQALTIALPTTGDRVRVEYRTRPDAAALQWLTPAQTAGKRYPYLYSQGQAILTRTWIPTQDSPGIRQTYDAAITVPRPLKAVMAAEMLTPDGEGAGDTRTFRFRMEQAIPPYLIALAAGDIAFRQLGPRTGVYTEPVVLDRAANELDDIERMVSAAETLGGPYRWGRFDVLVLPPSFPFGGMENPRLTFATPTILAGDRSLVSLLAHELAHSWSGNLVTNATWGDFWLNEGVTTYFENRIMEALYGPERAQMLASLGRGELTREMAALPAADTKLALDLQGRDPDDGMTSVAYEKGAALLHTIERAVGRDRFDPWLRGYFNRHAFTSITAQQFVTDLEQELFQGDEALRNRLAVREWIEEPGLPASAAPAQSPAFAQVDAEAQRFAGGARAASLAVTRWTPQQWQHFLERLRSIALTHAQLRDLDTTFSLSASGNSEILFAWLRVAVARQHDPAVPALERFLSGQGRRKYLRPLYEDLMQTPWGQPIARRTYAQARASYHAVSARTLDAIVTGESR; encoded by the coding sequence ATGGCAGGGGCACCTCCCGTGACCGACATCCATTCGTTCGCGCGGCCGGCAGACGCGCGCGTGACGCACGTCTCGCTCGACCTGACGGCAGACTTCGACGCGCACGTCCTCTCCGGAAGCGCGACGTTGACCTTCGAGCGCCGGCCCGGCGTGCGTGAACTGGTCCTCGACACGCGCGGCCTCGACATCGCGCGCGTCGTCGATCACCGGTACGAAGCGGTGTCGTTCACGCTGCAACCGGCTGTGGAGCACCTCGGACAGGCGCTCACGATCGCGCTGCCGACTACAGGCGATCGCGTGCGCGTCGAGTACCGCACGCGGCCAGACGCCGCGGCACTCCAGTGGCTCACGCCCGCGCAGACAGCCGGCAAGCGATACCCGTACCTCTATTCGCAGGGCCAGGCGATCCTCACGCGCACCTGGATCCCGACGCAGGACAGCCCCGGCATCCGCCAGACGTACGACGCGGCGATCACCGTGCCGCGTCCGCTGAAGGCAGTGATGGCCGCGGAGATGCTGACGCCCGACGGCGAGGGCGCCGGCGACACGCGCACGTTCAGGTTCCGCATGGAGCAGGCGATCCCGCCGTACCTGATCGCGCTGGCGGCGGGCGACATCGCGTTCCGGCAGCTCGGGCCACGCACCGGCGTCTACACGGAACCGGTGGTGCTGGATCGCGCGGCGAACGAACTCGACGACATCGAACGCATGGTCTCTGCCGCCGAAACGCTGGGTGGACCGTATCGCTGGGGACGCTTCGACGTCCTCGTGCTCCCGCCGTCGTTCCCGTTCGGCGGCATGGAGAACCCACGACTCACGTTCGCCACGCCGACGATCCTCGCCGGCGATCGCTCGCTCGTCTCCCTCCTCGCGCACGAGCTCGCGCATTCGTGGTCGGGCAACCTCGTGACCAACGCGACGTGGGGCGACTTCTGGCTCAACGAAGGCGTCACCACGTACTTCGAGAACCGGATCATGGAGGCGCTCTACGGGCCCGAACGCGCGCAGATGCTGGCCAGTCTCGGCCGCGGCGAACTGACGCGCGAGATGGCGGCGCTGCCGGCAGCCGACACGAAGCTCGCCCTCGATCTCCAGGGCCGCGACCCTGACGATGGGATGACGTCGGTGGCGTACGAGAAGGGTGCAGCGCTGCTCCACACGATCGAGCGCGCCGTGGGTCGCGATCGCTTCGACCCGTGGCTGCGCGGCTACTTCAACCGGCATGCGTTCACGTCGATCACGGCGCAGCAGTTCGTGACCGACCTCGAACAGGAGCTGTTTCAGGGCGACGAAGCCCTGCGCAACCGCCTCGCCGTGCGGGAGTGGATCGAGGAGCCTGGCCTGCCGGCGTCGGCAGCACCTGCGCAGTCGCCGGCCTTCGCGCAAGTGGATGCCGAGGCACAGCGATTCGCCGGCGGCGCGCGCGCAGCGTCACTCGCCGTCACGCGGTGGACGCCGCAGCAGTGGCAGCACTTCCTCGAACGGCTTCGGTCGATCGCGCTCACGCACGCACAACTGCGCGATCTCGACACGACGTTCTCGCTGAGCGCGTCCGGCAACAGCGAGATCCTGTTCGCGTGGCTGCGCGTGGCGGTGGCACGACAGCACGATCCCGCCGTGCCGGCGCTCGAACGGTTCCTCTCCGGGCAGGGGCGCCGCAAGTACCTGCGCCCGCTCTACGAGGATCTGATGCAGACGCCGTGGGGTCAGCCGATCGCGCGACGTACGTACGCGCAGGCCCGCGCGTCGTATCACGCCGTCTCGGCACGAACGCTCGACGCCATCGTCACCGGCGAATCGCGATGA
- a CDS encoding PAS domain-containing protein gives MTLRRLFYAYLLALHAVAAVLAWHVAGDVPWRVLLIEAGLVASALAGMWLVDRLLRAHALVQESAQLLEESDYTTRFRPTGQVEIDRLIAIYNRMADALRAERVRVREQHHFLQSLLDVSPSGAVILDHDGRVGFLNPAARRLLGPDVEPGVMAASTGKLLGNVMVALDASASAIVTLGGGRRAKASRGSFMDRGFSRTFLLVEELTDELRQAERAAYEKLIRMLSHEVNNSVAASNSLLTSCLVLAQQLPEESRADLDGALRVVMTRTGQLGAFMKAFADVVRLPEPRLASCDVNALLEHLCRLMAADAASRGIALDMSLASIPSVSLDRMLMEQALVNIVKNAIEAVDRGGRVIVRTGMSGTQPFIQIEDTGPGLAPEVQAHLFTPFFSTKESGQGIGLTLVQEILTRHGFAFSLDGPPGGPTRFTIWMGCEAGNGQPATRNRQDTME, from the coding sequence GTGACGCTGCGGCGCCTCTTCTACGCGTACCTCCTCGCGCTGCACGCCGTGGCCGCCGTCCTCGCGTGGCACGTCGCCGGTGACGTGCCGTGGCGAGTGCTGCTCATCGAGGCAGGACTCGTGGCGTCGGCCCTCGCCGGCATGTGGCTCGTGGACCGCCTGCTCCGCGCGCACGCGCTCGTGCAAGAGAGCGCGCAACTGCTCGAAGAGAGCGACTACACCACGCGCTTCAGGCCAACCGGACAGGTCGAGATCGATCGCCTGATCGCGATCTACAACAGGATGGCCGACGCCCTGCGCGCCGAGCGCGTGCGCGTACGGGAGCAACACCACTTCCTGCAGAGCCTGCTCGATGTCTCGCCGTCGGGTGCCGTGATCCTCGATCACGACGGACGCGTGGGCTTCCTCAACCCCGCCGCCCGGCGGTTGCTCGGGCCCGATGTGGAGCCCGGCGTGATGGCCGCGTCGACGGGCAAGCTGCTCGGTAACGTCATGGTCGCGCTCGATGCGTCTGCATCGGCGATCGTCACGCTGGGTGGGGGCCGCCGCGCGAAGGCGAGCCGCGGCTCGTTCATGGATCGCGGGTTCAGCCGTACGTTCCTGCTCGTCGAGGAATTGACCGACGAACTGCGCCAGGCCGAGCGCGCGGCCTACGAGAAGCTGATTCGCATGCTGTCGCACGAGGTGAACAACTCGGTGGCCGCGTCGAATTCCCTGCTCACATCGTGTCTGGTGCTCGCACAGCAACTGCCGGAGGAGTCGCGCGCCGATCTGGATGGCGCGCTGCGCGTGGTGATGACGCGCACCGGGCAACTCGGTGCGTTCATGAAAGCGTTCGCCGACGTCGTGCGACTGCCGGAGCCACGGCTGGCATCGTGCGACGTCAATGCGCTGCTCGAACACCTGTGCCGCCTCATGGCCGCGGACGCCGCGAGCCGCGGCATCGCGCTCGACATGTCGCTCGCTTCCATCCCTTCGGTGTCCCTCGATCGCATGCTCATGGAGCAGGCCCTGGTCAACATCGTCAAGAACGCGATCGAGGCGGTGGACCGCGGCGGGCGCGTGATCGTCCGCACGGGCATGAGCGGCACGCAACCGTTCATCCAGATCGAAGACACCGGCCCCGGCCTTGCGCCGGAAGTCCAGGCACACCTCTTCACGCCGTTCTTCAGCACCAAGGAGTCGGGTCAGGGTATCGGCCTCACGCTGGTGCAGGAAATCCTGACGCGCCACGGCTTCGCCTTCTCGCTCGACGGCCCGCCAGGTGGCCCGACACGTTTCACGATCTGGATGGGATGCGAGGCCGGCAACGGGCAACCGGCAACCCGCAACCGGCAAGACACGATGGAGTGA